In one Halomarina ordinaria genomic region, the following are encoded:
- the ribB gene encoding 3,4-dihydroxy-2-butanone-4-phosphate synthase, with product MWSETLLPDSHEYTRLNPREGDLEEAVEAFGHGTPVLVHDDDERENEVDLVVPAYAVTPAVVAQLRNDAGGLVCVALADEVAAAFDLPFMHDAVDHPAGQSTDIAYDERSSFSLTVNHRETFTGITDNDRARTIVELSEAAAAPVETDFAGEFDTPGHVHLLRAAPNLLDDRQGHTELGIALAELADVPPAVVVCEMLDDRTGGAMSRSNALTYARANDSVFLTGSTVIDEMRA from the coding sequence ATGTGGAGCGAGACGCTACTCCCGGACAGCCACGAGTACACCCGGCTCAATCCACGCGAGGGGGACCTGGAGGAAGCCGTCGAAGCGTTCGGTCACGGTACCCCGGTGCTCGTCCACGACGACGACGAGCGCGAGAACGAGGTCGACCTCGTGGTCCCGGCGTACGCGGTCACGCCGGCCGTCGTCGCCCAGCTGCGCAACGACGCCGGCGGCCTCGTCTGCGTCGCGCTGGCCGACGAGGTCGCGGCGGCGTTCGACCTCCCGTTCATGCACGACGCCGTCGACCACCCGGCGGGGCAGTCGACCGACATCGCCTACGACGAGCGCTCGTCGTTCTCGCTGACGGTGAACCACCGCGAGACGTTCACCGGTATCACCGACAACGACCGCGCGCGGACCATCGTCGAACTGAGCGAGGCCGCGGCCGCGCCCGTCGAGACCGACTTCGCCGGCGAGTTCGATACCCCGGGACACGTCCACCTGCTTCGTGCGGCCCCGAACCTCCTCGACGACCGGCAGGGTCACACCGAACTCGGCATCGCGCTCGCGGAACTGGCGGACGTCCCACCGGCCGTCGTCGTCTGTGAGATGCTCGACGACAGGACCGGCGGTGCGATGTCCCGGTCGAACGCGCTGACGTACGCACGGGCGAACGACTCCGTCTTCCTCACCGGGTCGACCGTGATCGACGAGATGCGGGCGTAA
- a CDS encoding TatD family hydrolase: protein MSMPSSEYPTRRATDVAYLDRDEFDPPTSLLNLPWVDCHNHAHTLSWADRENYSLAGCEGMVMVASGYHWTPYKPVEARDVQFLWDDVVNRKRAIERAHFFDTYLALGIHTGVRIEDPDDLLERMRSYADLDGVVAIGETGITPAQHAEAWDLAEQRAVVEAQMGIAADCDLPVILHTPNVGVDPDRDYRPGVGLPGYESNVELGQDPVLTGENPALEAVKIDVEAAADAGLPEERIVASHADTNNVDYLLGETDCYVSFTVGYPWLTGIDAADVANAIEAYGPERVMVDTDCANVLKTDVFSVKRAILELYRLGVDEETIRQVVYETPREVFGLGTETGD, encoded by the coding sequence ATGTCGATGCCCTCATCGGAGTACCCGACCCGGAGAGCCACGGACGTAGCGTACCTCGACCGCGACGAGTTCGACCCGCCCACCTCGTTGCTCAACCTCCCGTGGGTTGACTGTCACAACCACGCTCACACGCTGTCGTGGGCGGACCGCGAGAACTACTCGCTCGCCGGCTGTGAGGGGATGGTGATGGTCGCGTCGGGCTACCACTGGACGCCGTACAAGCCGGTCGAGGCACGGGACGTCCAGTTCCTGTGGGACGACGTCGTCAACCGCAAGCGGGCCATCGAGCGCGCGCACTTCTTCGACACCTACCTCGCGCTCGGAATCCACACCGGCGTCCGCATCGAGGACCCCGACGACCTGCTCGAACGCATGCGGTCGTACGCCGACCTCGACGGCGTCGTCGCCATCGGGGAGACGGGTATCACGCCGGCACAGCACGCCGAGGCGTGGGACCTCGCCGAACAGCGTGCGGTCGTCGAGGCGCAGATGGGAATCGCCGCCGACTGCGACCTCCCGGTCATCCTCCACACGCCCAACGTGGGCGTCGACCCGGACCGGGACTACCGCCCCGGCGTCGGCCTGCCGGGGTACGAGAGCAACGTCGAACTCGGTCAGGACCCGGTGCTGACCGGCGAGAACCCCGCGCTCGAAGCGGTGAAGATAGACGTCGAGGCGGCCGCCGACGCCGGCCTCCCCGAGGAGCGCATCGTCGCCTCCCACGCCGACACGAACAACGTCGACTACCTGCTCGGCGAGACGGACTGTTACGTCAGTTTCACCGTCGGGTACCCCTGGCTGACGGGTATCGACGCCGCGGACGTGGCGAACGCCATCGAGGCGTACGGTCCCGAGCGCGTCATGGTGGACACCGACTGCGCGAACGTCCTCAAGACGGACGTGTTCTCGGTCAAGCGTGCCATCCTCGAACTGTACCGCCTCGGCGTCGACGAGGAGACCATCCGGCAGGTCGTCTACGAGACCCCACGGGAGGTCTTCGGGCTCGGAACGGAGACCGGCGACTGA
- a CDS encoding fumarylacetoacetate hydrolase family protein: MRIGQFATDGTERPWCGVSVEGGVVDLPTAGAAAGVDVPRALSSLLAGWNWERKAELVVEYALETGIGIHDPGTLVRHEPVSDPGKVVCVGLNYVDHAEEGDNPVPDEPVLFAKFPTTVTGPESDIVWDPAYTEQVDYEGELVAVVGREARDVEPEEALDYVAGLTVGNDVSARDLQHGDGQWVRGKSLDTFAPTGPDLVTLDEVEDPHALDIWTEVNGERLQESTTANLVFGVDELVSFCSRAFTLSPGDLLFTGTPPGVGVYRDPQVLLDDGDTVTVGVDGVGELTNTCRHR, encoded by the coding sequence ATGCGTATCGGACAATTCGCGACGGACGGGACCGAGCGGCCCTGGTGCGGCGTGAGCGTCGAGGGGGGCGTCGTCGACCTCCCCACCGCGGGCGCGGCGGCGGGCGTCGACGTGCCGCGAGCGCTCTCGTCGCTCCTCGCGGGGTGGAACTGGGAGCGAAAGGCCGAACTCGTCGTCGAGTACGCGCTGGAGACCGGAATCGGGATACACGACCCCGGGACGCTGGTGCGCCACGAACCCGTCTCCGACCCGGGGAAGGTCGTCTGCGTGGGGCTGAACTACGTGGACCACGCCGAGGAGGGCGACAACCCCGTCCCCGACGAACCGGTGCTGTTCGCGAAGTTCCCGACCACCGTCACCGGCCCCGAGAGCGACATCGTCTGGGACCCGGCGTACACGGAGCAGGTCGACTACGAGGGGGAACTCGTCGCCGTCGTCGGCCGCGAGGCGCGGGACGTCGAACCGGAGGAGGCGCTCGACTACGTCGCCGGCCTCACGGTCGGCAACGACGTCTCCGCCCGGGACCTCCAGCACGGCGACGGCCAGTGGGTCCGCGGGAAGAGCCTCGACACGTTCGCGCCGACCGGGCCGGACCTCGTGACGCTGGACGAGGTCGAGGACCCCCACGCCCTCGACATCTGGACCGAGGTGAACGGCGAACGACTCCAGGAGTCGACGACGGCGAACCTCGTCTTCGGCGTCGACGAACTGGTCTCGTTCTGTAGCCGCGCGTTCACCCTCTCGCCGGGTGACCTGCTGTTCACGGGCACGCCGCCGGGCGTCGGGGTGTACCGCGACCCGCAGGTCCTGCTCGACGACGGCGATACGGTGACGGTCGGCGTCGACGGGGTCGGCGAACTGACGAACACCTGTCGTCACCGGTAG
- a CDS encoding haloacid dehalogenase type II: MEPTFEPERVETVTFDSYGTLVDTGAASEVLDGVVDDPVAVARRWRENALFFSVVAGALEEYETYMEMHCDGLRDALRAEGVALDDERVVELNDVYHRLDPYEDVARGFDRLADAGYSPSILSNGNPEMLDSLVETTGIETSVEVVVSADEVRTFKPEASLYEHAAERVGTPVDRVAHVTAHWMDVQGADNAGMQGVWLDRDGGEWTAFGEDPSLVVASLDECCERLGC, from the coding sequence ATGGAGCCGACCTTCGAACCGGAGCGGGTGGAGACCGTCACCTTCGACTCCTACGGGACGCTCGTCGACACCGGCGCCGCGAGCGAGGTGCTCGACGGCGTCGTGGACGACCCCGTCGCCGTCGCCCGGCGCTGGCGCGAGAATGCCCTGTTCTTCTCCGTCGTCGCGGGGGCGCTCGAGGAGTACGAGACGTACATGGAGATGCACTGCGACGGGTTACGGGACGCCCTCCGGGCCGAGGGCGTCGCGCTCGACGACGAGCGGGTTGTCGAGTTGAACGACGTCTACCACCGCCTCGACCCGTACGAGGACGTGGCGCGGGGGTTCGACCGCCTCGCCGACGCCGGATACTCGCCGTCCATCCTCTCGAACGGCAACCCCGAGATGCTCGACTCGCTGGTCGAGACGACGGGTATCGAGACGTCGGTCGAGGTCGTCGTGAGCGCCGACGAGGTCCGGACGTTCAAACCCGAGGCGTCGCTGTACGAACACGCCGCCGAACGCGTCGGGACGCCGGTCGACCGGGTGGCGCACGTCACCGCCCACTGGATGGACGTCCAGGGTGCGGACAACGCGGGGATGCAGGGCGTCTGGCTCGACCGCGACGGCGGCGAGTGGACCGCGTTCGGCGAGGACCCGTCGCTGGTCGTCGCGTCGCTCGACGAGTGCTGCGAGCGACTGGGCTGCTGA
- a CDS encoding CocE/NonD family hydrolase gives MVSTPEYDVRVDLDVMVEMRDGTELATDVFRPVDPATGDPLSEPVPALLDRTPYDKRSNLQRHGEWFAERGYVVAVQDVRGRFGSGGEFYIFANEAEDGYDTVEWVAERPYCDGQVGTIGSSYGAWVQSALATQDPPHLEAMFVNQGAANAWDATFRHNGAFELRWLCWAFVLGGGFAKRAFDAPEIQAHLANTDTRDLLANGPVERGNTPLRHLPEYEEWLFDAMTSDGSADLWASPGLNFEAHYDESADVPTVYAGGWYDSYTKATCDNFEALAARKESDHYLVVGPWTHGWEAYPLPSWRTPHAGEVAFGPEATRDYQAMRLRFFDHYLKGEGTWADQPTVQYWRMGTGDGHRTGRGRLFHGGEWRHAEEWPLPGTEFTPYYAHPDGTLSPERPTAEESATTYRFDPTDPVPTVGGNCSSYHAFEQTDATLLEYPIAERKRLDITGSGGYDQRTRPETFGADPPYGPLAERDDVLVFRTPPLEEAVEITGPITVRVSAETDAADTDFTAKLLDEYPPSADFPNGFALNLSDSICRARYRGYRTDPDFVDPGTVYEFVMEPYPTANVFGPGHSIRLDISSSNFPRYDVNRNTGGPLYGGRDYEVARNTVHHSRTHPTHVELPVRPTDGA, from the coding sequence ATGGTATCGACCCCCGAGTACGATGTCCGCGTCGACCTCGACGTGATGGTCGAGATGCGCGACGGGACCGAACTCGCCACGGACGTCTTCCGACCGGTGGACCCGGCGACCGGCGACCCGCTCTCAGAGCCCGTCCCGGCGCTGCTCGACCGGACGCCCTACGACAAGCGAAGCAACCTGCAGCGACACGGCGAGTGGTTCGCCGAGCGCGGCTACGTCGTCGCCGTCCAGGACGTCCGCGGGCGGTTCGGGAGCGGCGGCGAGTTCTACATCTTCGCCAACGAGGCCGAGGACGGCTACGACACCGTGGAGTGGGTGGCCGAGCGACCGTACTGCGACGGGCAGGTGGGGACCATCGGCTCGTCGTACGGCGCGTGGGTCCAGTCGGCGCTGGCGACACAGGACCCGCCGCACCTCGAAGCCATGTTCGTCAACCAGGGGGCGGCGAACGCCTGGGACGCGACGTTCCGGCACAACGGCGCGTTCGAACTGCGCTGGCTCTGCTGGGCGTTCGTCCTCGGCGGCGGGTTCGCCAAACGGGCGTTCGACGCGCCGGAGATACAGGCACACCTCGCGAACACCGACACCCGCGACCTGCTGGCGAACGGGCCCGTCGAGCGGGGGAACACGCCGCTCCGACACCTCCCCGAGTACGAGGAGTGGCTCTTCGACGCCATGACGAGCGACGGGTCGGCCGACCTCTGGGCGTCGCCGGGGCTGAACTTCGAGGCCCACTACGACGAGAGCGCGGACGTCCCCACCGTCTACGCCGGCGGCTGGTACGACTCCTACACGAAGGCGACCTGCGACAACTTCGAGGCGCTCGCCGCGCGGAAGGAAAGCGACCACTACCTCGTCGTCGGCCCGTGGACGCACGGCTGGGAGGCCTATCCGCTCCCGTCGTGGCGCACGCCCCACGCCGGGGAGGTGGCGTTCGGCCCCGAGGCGACGCGCGACTACCAGGCGATGCGCCTTCGCTTCTTCGACCACTACCTGAAGGGCGAGGGGACGTGGGCCGACCAGCCGACGGTCCAGTACTGGCGGATGGGGACGGGCGACGGCCACCGGACCGGCCGCGGGCGACTGTTCCACGGCGGGGAGTGGCGACACGCCGAGGAGTGGCCCCTCCCTGGAACCGAGTTCACCCCCTACTACGCCCACCCGGACGGGACGCTCTCGCCCGAACGGCCCACCGCCGAGGAGAGCGCGACCACCTACCGGTTCGACCCCACCGACCCCGTGCCGACGGTCGGCGGGAACTGCTCGTCGTACCACGCGTTCGAACAGACCGACGCCACCCTCCTCGAGTACCCGATAGCCGAGCGGAAGCGCCTCGACATCACCGGGAGCGGGGGGTACGACCAGCGCACGCGCCCCGAGACCTTCGGCGCCGACCCCCCCTACGGGCCGCTCGCGGAACGCGACGACGTCCTCGTCTTCCGGACGCCGCCCCTGGAGGAAGCCGTCGAGATAACGGGTCCCATCACGGTCCGGGTGTCCGCCGAGACGGACGCCGCTGACACCGACTTCACGGCGAAACTGCTGGACGAGTACCCACCCTCCGCGGACTTCCCGAACGGCTTCGCGCTGAACCTCTCGGACAGCATCTGTCGCGCGCGCTACCGCGGCTACCGGACCGACCCGGACTTCGTCGACCCCGGCACCGTCTACGAGTTCGTCATGGAACCGTACCCGACCGCCAACGTGTTCGGCCCCGGTCACTCGATTCGCCTCGACATTTCCTCGTCGAACTTCCCCCGGTACGACGTGAACCGCAACACCGGCGGCCCGCTCTACGGCGGGCGCGACTACGAGGTCGCGCGGAACACCGTCCACCACTCGCGGACCCACCCCACGCACGTCGAACTGCCGGTTCGACCGACCGACGGGGCGTGA
- a CDS encoding fumarylacetoacetate hydrolase family protein: MKLGQFQTDVVAAPWAGVVVDDGVVCLGEAGAAAGIDLPVALRELLAEWNWREKAELAVDYAAETGVGRYNEADVTTVAPITSPEKVVCVGLNYSDHADEGAFEVPDSPVLFAKFPQSLVGPDEPIEWDPALTEAVDYEGELVAVIGERARNVAVEDALDYVAGYTVGNDVSARDLQMADEQWVRGKSLDTFGPLGPYLLTPDEVEDPHALDIWTEVNGERLQESNTEHLIFGIDEVVAFCSRAFTLSPGDVIYTGTPDGVGYFRDPQVLLEDGDTVTVGIEGLGELTNSCRETGD, translated from the coding sequence ATGAAACTCGGACAATTCCAGACGGACGTCGTGGCCGCCCCCTGGGCCGGCGTCGTCGTCGACGACGGTGTCGTGTGCCTCGGCGAGGCGGGGGCTGCCGCGGGTATCGACCTCCCCGTCGCGCTTCGTGAGCTACTGGCGGAGTGGAACTGGCGGGAGAAGGCCGAACTCGCCGTCGACTACGCGGCGGAGACGGGGGTCGGACGGTACAACGAGGCCGACGTGACGACGGTCGCACCCATCACGTCGCCGGAGAAGGTCGTCTGCGTCGGGCTGAACTACAGCGACCACGCCGACGAAGGGGCGTTCGAGGTGCCCGACTCGCCCGTACTGTTCGCGAAGTTCCCCCAGTCGCTCGTCGGGCCCGACGAGCCGATCGAGTGGGACCCGGCCCTCACCGAGGCGGTCGACTACGAGGGGGAACTCGTCGCCGTCATCGGGGAGCGCGCCCGGAACGTCGCCGTCGAGGACGCCCTCGACTACGTCGCCGGCTACACCGTCGGTAACGACGTCTCCGCGCGCGACCTGCAGATGGCGGACGAACAGTGGGTGCGGGGCAAGAGCCTCGACACGTTCGGGCCGCTGGGTCCGTACCTGCTCACCCCGGACGAGGTCGAGGACCCCCACGCCCTCGACATCTGGACCGAGGTGAACGGCGAACGACTCCAGGAGTCCAACACGGAACACCTGATATTCGGTATCGACGAGGTCGTGGCCTTCTGTAGCCGCGCGTTCACCCTCTCGCCGGGGGACGTCATCTACACCGGGACGCCGGACGGGGTGGGGTACTTCCGGGACCCGCAGGTCCTGCTCGAGGACGGCGATACGGTGACGGTCGGTATCGAGGGGCTCGGCGAACTGACGAACAGCTGCCGGGAGACGGGCGACTGA
- a CDS encoding ParA family protein has product MSDVPRGWAVTPSTGVPTVAFGNQKGGTGKTTATINSAGALATRGHDVLAIDLDPQADMTKGLGLGPGDDADPSNPKNDLPNLLVTDDSNLLDVLVDNPRTHDTALSEILVEADEYDHLNFDLVPSHKDMGLARDWMDDANARLSLKQALEVLIDDGHEYDFVLVDCPPDLSVLTDAAFIAAQNVFLAAQTQATSRDALDDLWDQLESIETNQGIDIAIVGLLANMYRSDGQSRKFLEAFDDSWASMAPVFRLPMRVAIQRAWDNGMDVFQWEDANDQTVERELFSEVAATLERAFERTEVEA; this is encoded by the coding sequence ATGAGTGACGTACCGCGCGGCTGGGCCGTCACGCCCTCGACGGGCGTTCCCACGGTCGCGTTCGGAAACCAGAAGGGTGGGACCGGGAAGACTACCGCGACGATCAACAGCGCGGGGGCGCTCGCGACCCGTGGACACGACGTCCTCGCCATCGACCTCGACCCGCAGGCGGACATGACGAAGGGCCTCGGCCTCGGGCCGGGAGACGACGCGGACCCCTCGAACCCGAAGAACGACCTGCCGAACCTCCTCGTCACCGACGATTCGAACCTCCTCGACGTCCTCGTCGACAACCCCCGTACCCACGACACGGCGCTCTCGGAGATACTCGTCGAGGCCGACGAGTACGACCACCTGAACTTCGATCTCGTCCCGAGTCACAAGGACATGGGCCTGGCCCGCGACTGGATGGACGACGCGAACGCCCGCCTCTCGCTGAAACAGGCACTCGAAGTCCTCATCGACGACGGCCACGAGTACGACTTCGTCCTCGTCGACTGTCCGCCCGACCTCTCGGTGCTGACCGACGCGGCGTTCATCGCCGCACAGAACGTCTTCCTCGCCGCCCAGACCCAGGCGACCTCGCGCGACGCGCTCGACGACCTCTGGGACCAGCTGGAGTCCATCGAGACGAACCAGGGCATCGACATCGCCATCGTCGGCCTGCTGGCGAACATGTACCGGTCGGACGGCCAGTCGCGGAAGTTCCTCGAGGCGTTCGACGACTCGTGGGCGTCGATGGCGCCCGTCTTCCGGCTCCCGATGCGCGTCGCCATCCAGCGCGCCTGGGACAACGGGATGGACGTCTTCCAGTGGGAGGACGCGAACGACCAGACCGTCGAACGCGAACTCTTCTCCGAGGTCGCGGCGACGCTCGAACGCGCGTTCGAGCGGACGGAGGTGGAGGCCTGA